The following are encoded together in the Triticum dicoccoides isolate Atlit2015 ecotype Zavitan chromosome 6B, WEW_v2.0, whole genome shotgun sequence genome:
- the LOC119326329 gene encoding uncharacterized protein LOC119326329 translates to MARSAMSGLVLLLLCATCRLAIGITDGLLSNGNFERGPQPSQLRGTQVMGASSIPSWRTSGFVEYIPSGRKQGDMVLVVPEGAYAVRLGNEASIAQRLRGAVPGARYSLTFSAARTCAQAERLNVSASGQSGVLVMQTMYSSNGWDSYSWAWDANADEVEVVVHNPGVTEDPACGPLIDSVAIKTLTPPRRTNKNLVKNGDFEEGPYIIPGTKWGVLIPSRMVDEHSPLPGWMVESLKAVKYIDSDHFAVPRGRRAVELLAGRESAIAQVIRTVPGKQYALSFSVGDASNTCRGPLMVEAYAGRESTKVPYESAGQGGAAKRAVLPFRATSSRTRVVFFSSFYNTRTDDMSSLCGPVIDDVAVVSVRARPPKRA, encoded by the exons ATGGCAAGGTCAGCCATGTCCGGGCTAGTGCTCCTGCTGCTCTGTGCAACCTGCAGATTGGCGATAGGAATCACCGATG GGCTGCTGTCCAACGGCAACTTCGAGCGCGGGCCGCAGCCGTCGCAGCTGCGCGGGACGCAGGTGATGGGCGCGTCGTCGATCCCGTCGTGGCGGACGTCGGGGTTCGTGGAGTACATCCCGTCGGGGCGGAAGCAGGGGGACATGGTGCTGGTCGTCCCCGAGGGCGCCTACGCCGTGCGCCTGGGCAACGAGGCGTCCATCGCGCAGCGTCTCCGCGGGGCCGTCCCCGGCGCGCGCTACAGCCTCACCTTCAGCGCGGCGAGGACGTGCGCGCAGGCGGAGCGGCTCAACGTGTCCGCGTCCGGCCAGTCCGGCGTGCTGGTCATGCAGACCATGTACAGCAGCAACGGCTGGGACTCCTACTCCTGGGCCTGGGACGCCAACGCCGACGAGGTCGAGGTCGTCGTCCACAACCCCGGCGTCACCGAGGACCCCGCCTGCGGCCCCCTCATCGACTCCGTCGCCATCAAGACCCTCACCCCGCCTCGCCGCACCAACA AGAACCTGGTGAAGAATGGTGATTTCGAGGAGGGGCCATACATCATCCCCGGGACCAAGTGGGGGGTGCTGATCCCGTCGCGGATGGTGGACGAGCACTCGCCGCTGCCGGGCtggatggtggagtcactcaaggcCGTCAAGTACATCGACAGCGACCACTTCGCGGTGCCCCGGGGGCGCCGGGCCGTGGAGCTGCTGGCGGGGAGGGAGAGCGCGATCGCGCAGGTGATCCGCACCGTGCCGGGGAAGCAGTACGCGCTGTCCTTCAGCGTGGGCGACGCCAGCAACACATGCCGAGGGCCGCTCATGGTGGAGGCCTACGCCGGCAGGGAGTCGACCAAGGTGCCGTACGAGTCGGCGGGGCAGGGCGGCGCCGCCAAGCGCGCCGTGCTCCCGTTCCGCGCCACGTCGTCTCGCACGCGCGTCGTCTTCTTCAGCTCATTCTACAACACCAGGACCGACGACATGAGCTCGCTCTGCGGGCCGGTGATCGACGACGTCGCCGTCGTCAGCGTGCGCGCGCGGCCGCCAAAGCGCGCCTAG